One region of Streptomyces sp. NBC_00442 genomic DNA includes:
- a CDS encoding amidohydrolase family protein: MDRDTTASASPLTLSRRQLLAAAGAAGAVTAVGAVPALAGQRAGLALSFTAATNGAASLSPDGNRLIAEVQGVLWSLRRAGGTAEPLTPAGLEPTRPVHSPDGTLIAFCAYQGGGYHIWTMRPDGSEVRRRTDGPWDDRGPAWSPDGARIVFASERGGDPVGGSAYRVHVLDLRSGELTRVTGLPGQDGPLQDGAWEDFDPTWSPDGRRILFVRARAVTTPFGLGVDARTVAAVSATGAGAVTVVHTETGNAQVMAPALAPDGRRLAHLRTTAAPDASCVLVVDGESVPVTGDIAPVPPRWSAGGELLLTLDGQFTLLRPDRPDRPDRPDRPDRPDRPARTETIAFTGALPVDRPRYRLKSYDLGEGRVRPVRGIHLPALSPDGRRVAFAALNSLWVSDISGTRPPQRLRQAGTTRYLLGPVWARDGRSLLYADDRDGLLGVHRRDLATGAESTVATGGRVHPALSPDGKRLAALDMTGRLIVRDLAEGTERALAAPLGGGGLPGRPSWSPDGRYLALCDRNRLNLRFREGYNVIRVVDTTTGADRLHAVAPHVCIADRYDSGPVWSPDGRWMAVVVESALHLLPVAPDGTPQGPPRALTTEPADHPSWSGDSRTLLYLSGARLRLIGVDGGAARTVRVALDQRRPEPADTVVHAGRLWDGTGESVRDDVDIVVRAGRVVSVEPHRRRGALRTVDASERTVVPGLWDTHTHPWQSTYGGRQTVGQLTYGITTAVSLGGFAYEQARIREAVATGQLAGPRLLTTGELLDGSRVAYSMGRAHRTEAGLRRSLERGAALDWDFVKTYVRAPSWLMHEAARFAHERLGVRSGSHLISPGVEAGQDLTTHLLATQRAEFGHATSATGHAYEDVVEIYTARGVEFALIMTPFTSAPLLGADPGLADDPRVTTVMPPWDTATVQKAATVPPTDAQLATLRTETDVYRRVLDGGGLVALGTDQPLVPVGLSLHLGLRALHRGGLSPAAALRTATVNPARLFGLDKHLGTVERGKLADLTLVDGDPLTDFDSLVRTTGVLRGGVAYTSDDLVAAFEPHERHAAASAEDWLEVGRLMRRDGCCDAGL, encoded by the coding sequence ATGGACCGTGACACCACCGCCTCCGCCTCCCCCCTCACTTTGTCCCGCCGTCAACTCCTCGCCGCCGCGGGCGCCGCCGGGGCCGTCACCGCCGTCGGCGCCGTTCCCGCCCTCGCGGGACAGCGCGCCGGGCTCGCGCTGTCCTTCACCGCGGCCACCAATGGCGCGGCGAGCCTCTCGCCCGACGGCAACCGTCTGATCGCCGAAGTCCAGGGCGTCCTGTGGTCGCTGCGCCGAGCCGGTGGAACCGCCGAGCCCCTCACACCGGCCGGACTCGAACCCACCCGCCCCGTGCACTCCCCGGACGGCACGCTCATCGCGTTCTGCGCCTACCAGGGCGGCGGATACCACATCTGGACCATGCGACCCGACGGCTCCGAGGTGCGCCGGCGCACCGACGGCCCCTGGGACGACCGCGGCCCGGCCTGGTCGCCCGACGGTGCGAGGATCGTCTTCGCATCGGAACGCGGCGGGGACCCGGTGGGCGGCAGCGCGTACCGCGTTCACGTACTGGACCTGCGCTCCGGCGAACTGACCCGCGTCACCGGGCTCCCCGGCCAGGACGGTCCGCTGCAGGACGGCGCCTGGGAGGACTTCGATCCCACCTGGTCGCCCGACGGCCGGCGGATCCTGTTCGTCCGCGCGCGGGCCGTCACCACCCCGTTCGGACTCGGCGTGGACGCCAGAACCGTCGCCGCCGTTTCCGCCACCGGTGCGGGCGCGGTCACCGTCGTGCACACCGAGACCGGGAACGCCCAGGTCATGGCCCCCGCCCTCGCGCCCGACGGGCGTCGCCTCGCCCATCTGCGCACCACCGCCGCGCCCGACGCATCCTGCGTCCTGGTCGTCGACGGCGAATCCGTGCCCGTCACCGGTGACATCGCGCCGGTGCCGCCGCGCTGGTCGGCCGGCGGAGAGCTGCTCCTCACCCTCGACGGACAGTTCACGCTTCTCCGCCCGGACCGCCCGGACCGCCCGGACCGCCCGGACCGCCCGGACCGCCCGGACCGCCCGGCGCGGACGGAGACCATCGCCTTCACGGGGGCGCTGCCCGTCGACCGGCCGCGCTATCGGCTCAAGTCGTACGACCTGGGCGAGGGCCGCGTTCGTCCGGTGCGCGGCATCCACCTGCCCGCGCTCTCACCGGACGGCCGCCGCGTCGCGTTCGCGGCCCTCAACTCCCTGTGGGTCTCCGATATTTCGGGCACGCGGCCGCCGCAGCGGCTGCGCCAGGCCGGCACGACCCGCTATCTGCTCGGCCCGGTCTGGGCGCGCGATGGCCGCTCCCTGCTGTACGCCGACGACCGCGACGGACTGCTCGGCGTCCACCGCCGCGACCTGGCCACCGGCGCCGAGAGCACTGTCGCCACGGGCGGCCGGGTGCACCCCGCGCTCTCGCCCGACGGAAAGCGGCTCGCCGCCCTCGACATGACCGGCCGGCTGATCGTGCGCGACCTCGCGGAAGGGACCGAGCGTGCCCTGGCGGCCCCCCTCGGCGGCGGCGGACTGCCGGGCCGGCCGAGCTGGTCGCCCGACGGCCGCTACCTCGCGCTGTGCGACCGCAACCGGCTCAACCTGCGCTTCCGCGAGGGCTACAACGTCATCCGGGTCGTCGACACCACCACCGGCGCCGACCGCCTGCACGCCGTCGCCCCGCACGTCTGCATCGCGGACCGCTACGACTCGGGGCCCGTCTGGTCGCCCGACGGGCGGTGGATGGCGGTCGTCGTCGAATCCGCCCTCCACCTGCTGCCCGTCGCCCCCGACGGCACCCCGCAGGGGCCTCCGCGGGCCCTCACCACCGAGCCCGCCGACCATCCCTCCTGGTCCGGCGACTCCAGGACCCTGCTCTACCTGTCCGGCGCCCGGCTGAGGCTCATCGGCGTCGACGGCGGCGCCGCGCGCACCGTGCGCGTGGCGCTCGACCAGCGCAGGCCCGAGCCCGCCGACACCGTCGTGCATGCCGGACGGCTCTGGGACGGCACCGGTGAATCGGTGCGCGACGACGTGGACATCGTGGTGCGCGCGGGACGCGTCGTGTCCGTCGAACCCCACCGCAGGCGCGGCGCCCTGCGGACCGTCGACGCGTCCGAACGGACCGTCGTGCCCGGCCTGTGGGACACCCACACCCATCCGTGGCAGAGCACCTACGGCGGACGCCAGACGGTGGGCCAGCTCACCTACGGCATCACCACCGCCGTGTCCCTCGGCGGCTTCGCCTACGAACAGGCCCGCATCCGCGAGGCCGTGGCCACCGGGCAACTCGCCGGGCCGCGCCTGCTGACCACCGGTGAACTGCTCGACGGCTCCAGGGTCGCCTACAGCATGGGGCGCGCCCACCGCACCGAAGCGGGTCTCAGGCGCTCCCTGGAGCGCGGCGCCGCGCTGGACTGGGATTTCGTCAAAACCTATGTCAGGGCGCCCAGTTGGCTCATGCACGAGGCGGCCCGCTTCGCCCACGAGCGGCTCGGTGTGCGCTCGGGCAGCCATCTCATCTCGCCCGGCGTCGAGGCCGGCCAGGACCTGACGACCCATCTGCTCGCCACGCAGCGCGCCGAGTTCGGGCACGCCACCTCGGCGACGGGGCACGCCTACGAGGACGTCGTCGAGATCTACACGGCGCGCGGCGTCGAGTTCGCCCTCATCATGACGCCGTTCACCTCGGCGCCCCTGCTCGGAGCGGACCCCGGCCTCGCCGACGACCCCCGAGTCACCACCGTGATGCCGCCGTGGGACACGGCGACAGTACAGAAGGCGGCGACCGTCCCGCCCACCGACGCCCAACTGGCCACGCTGCGCACGGAGACCGATGTGTACCGCCGCGTGCTCGACGGCGGCGGTCTCGTCGCACTCGGCACGGACCAGCCGCTGGTGCCCGTCGGGCTCTCCCTCCACCTCGGGCTGCGCGCACTGCACCGAGGCGGTCTCTCCCCGGCTGCGGCCCTGCGGACCGCGACCGTCAACCCGGCCCGCCTCTTCGGTCTCGACAAACACCTCGGCACGGTGGAGCGCGGCAAGCTCGCCGACCTCACCCTCGTCGACGGCGACCCGCTCACCGACTTCGACTCCCTGGTGCGCACCACCGGGGTGCTCAGGGGCGGCGTGGCGTACACGAGCGACGATCTGGTCGCCGCGTTCGAACCGCACGAGCGGCATGCGGCGGCGAGCGCCGAGGACTGGCTGGAGGTGGGGCGCCTGATGCGGCGTGACGGCTGCTGCGACGCCGGGCTCTGA
- a CDS encoding mandelate racemase/muconate lactonizing enzyme family protein, which produces MRITGISTHVVGTPWRNLTYVQVHTDDGLSGVGETRMLGRTDALVGYLREAEVNHIAGSDPFAIEDLVRRMKYGDYGRAGEIVMSGIAVIEMACWDIKGKALGVPVWQLLGGRVTDRVKAYANGWYTTERTPQAYHEAARAVVDRGYRALKIDPFGTGHFELDRQQSLYAVSLIEAVRDAIGPDTELMLEMHGRFSPATAVRLAHELAPFRPAWLEEPVPPENLKALAKVAAKVDVPIATGERIHDRIEFRELFESQSADIIQPDVGHIGGILETRKLAATAETHYTLVAPHNVGGSVLTAASLQVAGCTPNFKILEHFNDFADADIKQVVKGAPQVVDGYFQLPDAPGLGVELDVDAAAAFPQQQARFDLWAEGWEKRAPSGARG; this is translated from the coding sequence TTGCGCATCACCGGAATCAGCACCCACGTCGTCGGGACGCCCTGGCGCAACCTGACCTACGTCCAGGTCCACACCGACGACGGCCTGAGCGGTGTCGGGGAGACACGGATGCTCGGCCGCACCGACGCCTTGGTGGGGTATCTACGCGAGGCCGAGGTCAACCACATCGCCGGCTCCGACCCGTTCGCGATCGAGGATCTCGTGCGACGCATGAAGTACGGCGACTACGGGCGGGCCGGCGAGATCGTGATGTCGGGCATCGCCGTGATCGAGATGGCCTGCTGGGACATCAAGGGCAAGGCGCTCGGCGTCCCGGTGTGGCAGCTGCTCGGCGGGCGGGTGACCGACCGCGTCAAGGCGTACGCCAATGGCTGGTACACCACCGAGCGCACCCCGCAGGCCTACCACGAGGCCGCCCGAGCGGTGGTCGACCGCGGCTACCGCGCGCTGAAGATCGACCCGTTCGGCACCGGCCACTTCGAGCTGGACCGCCAGCAGTCGCTCTACGCGGTCTCGTTGATCGAGGCGGTACGGGACGCGATCGGCCCCGACACCGAGCTGATGCTGGAGATGCACGGCCGGTTCTCGCCGGCCACCGCCGTGCGGCTCGCCCACGAACTCGCGCCGTTCCGTCCGGCGTGGCTGGAGGAGCCGGTGCCGCCGGAGAACCTCAAGGCTCTCGCGAAGGTCGCCGCCAAGGTCGACGTGCCCATCGCAACCGGCGAACGCATCCACGACCGGATCGAGTTCCGCGAGCTCTTCGAGTCCCAGAGCGCCGACATCATCCAGCCGGACGTCGGCCACATCGGCGGCATCCTGGAGACCCGGAAGCTCGCCGCGACCGCCGAGACCCACTACACGCTCGTGGCACCGCACAACGTGGGCGGCTCCGTGCTCACCGCCGCCTCGCTCCAAGTGGCGGGATGCACACCGAACTTCAAGATTCTGGAGCACTTCAACGACTTCGCGGACGCCGACATCAAGCAGGTCGTCAAGGGCGCGCCGCAGGTGGTCGACGGCTACTTCCAGCTGCCCGACGCGCCCGGACTCGGCGTCGAGCTCGACGTGGACGCGGCGGCCGCGTTCCCCCAGCAGCAGGCCAGGTTCGACCTCTGGGCCGAGGGCTGGGAGAAGCGCGCCCCGTCCGGGGCGCGAGGATGA
- a CDS encoding zinc-dependent alcohol dehydrogenase, with amino-acid sequence MSSRAIVVDAPGSHRLAVGERPGPGAGEVVVRVAAAGICMSDREVHDGHRDPGYVRYPLTPGHEWAGTVEAAGPGVDPALVGRRTVAEGFRTCGTCARCRCGETSLCAGPYAETGFTHPGGFADHVVVPARLLHPLPDDADLRAAALLEPAAVAAAAVRAGAPEPGERIAVVGAGTLGLLAVQLVSGYSPGELTVIDPRLERAGLAVRLGASEARSPEGSRRARGRFDLVIETAGAPSTAADATLLARRGGRVVLTGMFAPGATGIDPVHLSLSQLTVRSVFGAPSAAWSFAVRAFTTGHLDPAALITHEFPLERYADALALVGGGDPTTGKVLLRP; translated from the coding sequence ATGAGCAGCCGCGCGATCGTCGTCGACGCGCCGGGCAGCCACCGCCTGGCCGTCGGCGAGCGCCCCGGGCCGGGTGCCGGCGAGGTCGTCGTGCGGGTCGCCGCCGCGGGGATCTGCATGAGCGACCGCGAGGTGCACGACGGGCATCGCGACCCCGGTTACGTGCGCTACCCGCTCACGCCCGGCCACGAGTGGGCCGGAACCGTCGAGGCGGCGGGGCCGGGCGTCGACCCCGCGCTCGTCGGACGCCGTACCGTCGCCGAGGGCTTCCGTACCTGCGGCACCTGCGCGCGGTGCCGGTGCGGTGAGACGTCGCTGTGCGCGGGCCCGTACGCGGAGACCGGGTTCACACATCCCGGCGGTTTCGCCGACCATGTGGTGGTCCCGGCCCGGCTGTTGCACCCCCTGCCCGACGACGCGGACCTGCGGGCCGCCGCACTCCTGGAACCGGCCGCGGTCGCCGCCGCCGCCGTGCGCGCCGGAGCCCCCGAGCCGGGCGAGCGGATCGCGGTGGTGGGCGCGGGCACGCTGGGGCTGCTCGCCGTGCAGCTCGTTTCGGGCTACTCCCCCGGCGAACTGACGGTGATCGACCCGCGGCTCGAACGGGCCGGCCTCGCCGTCCGGTTGGGGGCGAGCGAGGCCCGCTCACCGGAGGGCTCCCGCCGCGCACGCGGCCGCTTCGACCTCGTGATCGAGACCGCGGGCGCGCCGAGCACGGCCGCCGACGCGACCCTGCTCGCCCGCCGCGGTGGCCGCGTGGTCCTGACCGGGATGTTCGCGCCGGGCGCCACCGGCATCGACCCCGTGCACCTCTCGTTGAGCCAGCTCACGGTACGCAGCGTCTTCGGCGCCCCCTCGGCTGCGTGGTCCTTCGCGGTGCGGGCGTTCACCACCGGACATCTTGACCCGGCCGCACTGATCACCCACGAGTTCCCCCTGGAGCGGTACGCCGACGCGCTCGCCCTGGTCGGCGGGGGCGACCCCACGACCGGAAAGGTTCTGCTGAGACCGTAG
- the chvE gene encoding multiple monosaccharide ABC transporter substrate-binding protein — MRRSRAALALVAGSLAVALAACGQSSEGGGKDTKKGGKGSTIGIAMPTKSSERWINDGNNMVKQFQALGYKTELQYGEDNVDQQVAQIENMITKGVDVLVVAAIDGRALSDVLKQAAEQHIKVISYDRLILGTPNVDYYASFDNEKVGVLQASYIIDKLGLKNGEKKGPFTIELFAGSPDDNNTRYFFQGALKTLQPYLDTKQLVVRSGQTSLNQVTTLRWDGATAQKRMDDLLTKAYSSSRVDAVLSPYDGVSIGILSALRSAGYGTAAKPYPVVTGQDAEVASVKSIIAGNQTQTVYKDTRALAKQAVQMADAVLNDKTPQVNDTKTYNNEKKVVPSFLLDPVSVDKSNYRSVLVDSGYIKASDLK; from the coding sequence ATCCGCCGGAGCAGAGCCGCCCTCGCCCTCGTCGCCGGGTCCCTCGCCGTCGCACTCGCCGCCTGCGGCCAGAGCAGTGAGGGCGGCGGCAAGGACACCAAGAAGGGCGGCAAGGGCTCCACCATCGGCATCGCCATGCCGACCAAGTCGTCCGAGCGATGGATCAACGACGGCAACAACATGGTCAAGCAGTTCCAGGCGCTCGGCTACAAGACCGAGCTCCAGTACGGGGAGGACAACGTCGACCAGCAGGTCGCCCAGATAGAGAACATGATCACCAAAGGTGTGGACGTCCTGGTGGTCGCGGCCATCGACGGCCGGGCCCTGAGCGATGTGCTGAAGCAGGCAGCCGAGCAGCACATCAAGGTGATCTCCTACGACCGGCTCATCCTGGGCACGCCGAACGTCGACTACTACGCCTCCTTCGACAACGAGAAGGTGGGCGTACTCCAGGCCTCGTACATCATCGACAAGCTGGGCCTGAAGAACGGCGAGAAGAAGGGGCCGTTCACCATCGAGCTGTTCGCCGGCTCACCCGACGACAACAACACGCGCTACTTCTTCCAGGGCGCGCTCAAGACGCTCCAGCCCTACCTCGACACGAAGCAGCTGGTGGTGCGCAGCGGGCAGACCAGCCTCAACCAGGTGACCACTCTGCGCTGGGACGGCGCGACCGCCCAGAAGCGCATGGACGACCTGCTGACCAAGGCGTACTCCTCGTCCCGGGTCGACGCGGTGCTCTCGCCGTACGACGGCGTGTCGATCGGCATCCTGTCGGCGCTGCGCTCCGCCGGCTACGGAACCGCCGCCAAGCCCTACCCCGTGGTGACCGGGCAGGACGCGGAGGTGGCGTCGGTGAAGTCGATCATCGCGGGGAATCAGACGCAGACCGTCTACAAGGACACCCGCGCGCTCGCCAAGCAGGCCGTGCAGATGGCCGACGCCGTGCTGAACGACAAGACCCCCCAGGTCAACGACACCAAGACGTACAACAACGAGAAGAAGGTCGTGCCGTCCTTCCTGCTCGATCCGGTCAGCGTCGACAAGTCCAACTACCGCTCCGTCCTGGTGGATTCGGGGTACATCAAGGCGAGTGACCTGAAGTGA
- the mmsA gene encoding multiple monosaccharide ABC transporter ATP-binding protein, translated as MRSIVKTFPGVRALSDVSLTVAAGEVHAICGENGAGKSTLMKILSGVHPYGSYEGDILFRGEPCAFKDIRASEARGIVIIHQELALVPYLSIAENIFLGNEHATRGVISWHETLRHAARLLKRVGLDEHPQTRVADIGVGKQQLVEIAKALSKEVKLLILDEPTAALNDEDSAHLLELIAELRGQGIASIIISHKLNEIAAVADSVTVVRDGRTIETLDVRDPATTEDRIIRAMVGRDLDHRFPARTRYAGDPDAHPALEVRDWTVHHPIDQQRKVVDNVCVRVRRGEIVGIAGLMGAGRTELAMSVFGRSYGRGISGSVWKDGREIRTRTVPEAVAHGIAYVTEDRKRYGLNLIDSIARNITTAALGKVARRGVVDEHEERRVAESYRRSMNIKAPSVFEQVGRLSGGNQQKVVLSKWIFAGPDVLILDEPTRGIDVGAKYEIYTVIDRLAAQGKAVVLISSELPELLGMCDRIYTMAAGRLTGEVTRAEATQEMLMRHMTTDRR; from the coding sequence ATGCGCTCCATCGTCAAGACGTTCCCCGGCGTCCGCGCGCTCAGTGACGTGTCGCTGACGGTGGCCGCCGGCGAGGTGCACGCGATCTGCGGCGAGAACGGCGCGGGCAAGTCGACCCTGATGAAGATCCTCAGCGGCGTGCATCCGTACGGGAGTTACGAGGGCGACATCCTCTTCCGGGGCGAGCCCTGCGCCTTCAAGGACATCCGGGCCAGCGAGGCCCGAGGAATCGTCATCATCCACCAGGAGCTCGCCCTCGTCCCCTATTTGTCGATCGCCGAGAACATCTTCCTCGGCAACGAGCACGCCACCCGTGGCGTCATCAGCTGGCACGAGACGCTGAGGCACGCGGCACGGCTGCTCAAGCGGGTGGGCCTGGACGAGCATCCGCAGACGCGGGTCGCGGACATCGGCGTCGGCAAGCAGCAGCTGGTGGAGATCGCCAAGGCGCTCTCCAAGGAGGTGAAGCTGCTCATCCTCGACGAGCCGACGGCCGCGCTCAACGACGAGGACAGCGCCCATCTCCTCGAGCTCATCGCGGAGTTGAGGGGCCAGGGCATCGCCTCGATCATCATCTCGCACAAACTGAACGAGATCGCGGCGGTGGCCGACTCCGTGACGGTCGTCCGCGACGGCCGCACCATCGAGACCCTCGACGTGCGGGATCCGGCGACGACCGAGGACCGGATCATCCGGGCCATGGTCGGCCGCGACCTCGACCACCGCTTCCCCGCCCGTACGAGGTACGCGGGCGACCCGGACGCGCACCCCGCCCTCGAGGTGCGCGACTGGACCGTCCACCATCCCATCGACCAGCAGCGCAAGGTGGTCGACAACGTCTGTGTGCGGGTGCGGCGGGGTGAGATCGTCGGGATCGCGGGCCTGATGGGCGCCGGCCGCACCGAACTCGCGATGAGTGTGTTCGGCCGCTCCTACGGGCGCGGCATCAGCGGATCGGTGTGGAAGGACGGCCGCGAGATCCGGACGAGGACCGTGCCGGAAGCGGTGGCCCACGGCATCGCGTACGTCACCGAGGACCGCAAGAGGTACGGCCTGAATCTCATCGACAGCATCGCCCGCAACATCACCACGGCCGCGCTCGGCAAGGTGGCGCGGCGCGGAGTGGTGGACGAGCACGAGGAACGGCGGGTCGCCGAGTCCTACCGCCGCTCCATGAACATCAAGGCACCCAGCGTCTTCGAGCAGGTCGGCCGGCTCTCCGGCGGCAACCAGCAGAAGGTCGTGCTCAGCAAATGGATCTTCGCGGGCCCCGATGTGCTGATCCTCGACGAGCCGACCCGGGGCATCGACGTGGGTGCCAAGTACGAGATCTACACCGTCATCGACCGGCTCGCGGCCCAGGGCAAGGCCGTCGTCCTCATTTCGTCCGAACTCCCCGAACTGCTCGGCATGTGCGACCGCATCTACACGATGGCGGCCGGCCGGCTGACCGGTGAAGTGACTCGGGCGGAGGCGACGCAGGAAATGCTGATGCGCCACATGACCACGGACAGGAGGTAG
- the mmsB gene encoding multiple monosaccharide ABC transporter permease — translation MAPVTTDTPRSASTAPGAPRQAAAALLLGAARRNMRQYGMLIALGLIVVLFQIWTGGVLLKPNNVTNLVLQNSYILVLAIGMMIVIIAGHIDLSVGSLAAFVSAACAVMMVEHHVPWVLALVVALVIGAIAGAWQGFWIAYVGIPSFIVTLAGMLLFRGGTQILLGSRSLGPFPEGFQKISTGYLPAMGPNTNYHNPTLLLGLVLTAVVLIQEVRSRRRQRDYELDVLPRGLFLAKCAAMVAAVLAFTMTLASYRGVPVVLLLLAALLIGLGFVMRNAVVGRHVYALGGNQAAAKLSGVRDKRVTFWVFVTMGVLAALAGVVFAARLNAGTPNAGVNFELEAIAASFIGGASMSGGVGTVFGAIIGGLVLGVLNNGMSLVGIGTDYQQVIKGFVLLAAVGFDVYNKRKVGS, via the coding sequence ATGGCTCCGGTCACCACCGACACGCCCAGGAGCGCCTCCACGGCGCCCGGGGCACCGCGCCAGGCGGCCGCAGCACTGCTGCTCGGCGCCGCGCGCCGCAACATGCGCCAGTACGGGATGCTGATCGCGCTCGGCCTGATCGTCGTGCTGTTCCAGATCTGGACCGGCGGGGTGCTGCTCAAGCCGAACAACGTCACCAACCTGGTGCTGCAGAACAGTTACATCCTGGTCCTCGCGATCGGCATGATGATCGTCATCATCGCGGGCCACATCGATCTGTCCGTCGGCTCGTTGGCGGCGTTCGTGTCGGCCGCGTGTGCCGTGATGATGGTCGAACACCATGTGCCCTGGGTGCTCGCCCTGGTGGTGGCGCTGGTCATCGGCGCGATCGCGGGCGCCTGGCAGGGGTTCTGGATCGCGTACGTCGGCATACCGTCGTTCATCGTCACCCTGGCCGGGATGCTGCTGTTCCGCGGCGGCACCCAGATCCTGCTCGGCTCACGCTCGCTCGGCCCCTTCCCCGAGGGCTTCCAGAAGATCTCGACGGGCTACCTCCCCGCGATGGGCCCGAACACCAACTACCACAATCCGACACTCCTGTTGGGCCTCGTCCTGACCGCCGTCGTCCTGATCCAGGAAGTACGTTCCCGGCGCCGTCAGCGGGACTACGAGCTCGATGTGCTGCCCCGGGGTCTTTTCCTGGCCAAGTGCGCGGCGATGGTCGCCGCGGTCCTCGCCTTCACCATGACGCTGGCCAGCTACCGGGGTGTTCCGGTGGTGCTGCTCCTGCTCGCCGCGTTGCTGATCGGCCTCGGCTTCGTGATGCGCAACGCCGTCGTCGGGCGCCATGTGTACGCGCTCGGCGGCAATCAGGCCGCGGCGAAGCTGTCCGGCGTGAGGGACAAGCGGGTCACGTTCTGGGTCTTCGTCACCATGGGGGTGCTCGCGGCCCTCGCCGGCGTCGTCTTCGCCGCACGTCTGAACGCGGGCACCCCCAACGCGGGCGTCAACTTCGAACTGGAGGCGATCGCGGCCTCGTTCATCGGCGGCGCGTCGATGAGCGGTGGCGTGGGCACGGTGTTCGGCGCCATCATCGGCGGCCTGGTGCTCGGCGTGCTCAACAACGGCATGTCCCTGGTGGGCATCGGCACCGACTACCAGCAGGTCATCAAGGGGTTCGTGTTGCTGGCCGCGGTCGGTTTCGACGTCTACAACAAACGCAAGGTCGGTTCATGA
- a CDS encoding aldose epimerase family protein, with the protein MNTSRRAMLAAGAAAGLAATALTTGSAEAAAPRRSPTKQHFGTLSDGTAVDLWTLANGGTRLQVLSYGGVVHSLEVPDRDGHVANVALGFDNLADYVEKSPYFGGLIGRYGNRIAAGRFTLDGRSHQLPLNDGANSLHGGTKGFDKQMWQVEPFTRRSETGLVLTRVSPDGEMGYPGTLRVRVSYTLSARGEWRIDYEATTDRPTIVNLTSHTYFNLSGEGTGSVHDHTLELAASRYTPVDTGLIPTGELARVPGTPFDFRRSKPIGRDIRAGGDQLVRAKGFDHNWVLDKGITSSPRYALTLADPSSGRVLRMYTTEPGLQFYSGNFLDGTLVGTSGRAYRQGDAVALEAQHFPDSPNHPGFPSTVLRPGAAYRTSTVHAFSAR; encoded by the coding sequence ATGAACACCAGCAGACGTGCGATGCTCGCGGCCGGCGCGGCCGCCGGACTCGCCGCCACGGCCCTCACCACCGGCAGCGCCGAGGCCGCGGCGCCGCGCCGCTCCCCCACCAAGCAGCACTTCGGCACCCTGTCCGACGGCACCGCGGTGGACCTGTGGACGCTCGCCAACGGCGGCACCCGCCTCCAGGTCCTGTCGTACGGGGGCGTCGTCCACTCGCTCGAAGTCCCGGACCGGGACGGGCACGTGGCCAACGTCGCCCTCGGCTTCGACAACCTGGCGGACTACGTCGAGAAGAGCCCGTACTTCGGGGGCCTCATCGGCAGATACGGCAACCGCATCGCGGCGGGACGGTTCACGCTGGACGGCCGGAGCCACCAACTCCCGCTCAACGACGGGGCGAACAGTCTGCACGGCGGCACCAAGGGGTTCGACAAGCAGATGTGGCAGGTGGAGCCGTTCACCCGCCGCTCGGAGACGGGCCTCGTTCTGACCCGGGTCTCCCCGGACGGGGAGATGGGGTATCCGGGCACCCTGAGGGTCCGCGTCTCGTACACCCTCTCCGCACGCGGCGAGTGGCGCATCGACTACGAGGCGACGACCGACCGTCCGACGATCGTCAATCTCACCAGCCATACCTACTTCAACTTGTCGGGCGAGGGCACGGGCTCCGTGCACGACCACACGCTGGAACTGGCCGCCTCGCGCTACACACCCGTCGACACGGGCCTCATCCCGACGGGCGAACTGGCGCGCGTGCCGGGCACGCCCTTCGACTTCCGCCGCTCGAAGCCGATCGGCCGCGACATACGGGCGGGCGGCGATCAGCTGGTCCGCGCCAAGGGATTCGACCACAACTGGGTCCTGGACAAGGGGATCACCTCCTCGCCCCGCTACGCGCTCACCCTCGCCGATCCCTCCTCTGGCCGCGTCCTGCGGATGTACACGACCGAGCCCGGCCTGCAGTTCTACAGCGGCAACTTCCTCGACGGCACCCTGGTGGGCACCTCGGGGCGTGCCTACCGCCAGGGGGACGCGGTCGCCCTTGAGGCCCAGCACTTCCCGGACTCCCCCAACCACCCCGGGTTCCCGTCCACGGTGCTGCGTCCGGGGGCGGCCTACCGCACGTCCACGGTGCACGCGTTCTCGGCCCGCTGA